Proteins encoded in a region of the Syngnathus typhle isolate RoL2023-S1 ecotype Sweden linkage group LG20, RoL_Styp_1.0, whole genome shotgun sequence genome:
- the tekt2 gene encoding tektin-2: MRDVFSVKFLSSPGDERTVAMETLQQQPARANELNIMERIPKTKHPEKPIVHYGVPEWCNNNQQLSSTAEIERYASNVIRQESRSLRNVTTCTTNWDESDTSRMLRDRVCEVATCKDQLITCAKKVDEEIQALTLSKIRTEETLAATTVPLEVSMESLTLREGREGFELVNDPVEMELKKEVHVIEKVQQALQQLIDQAFEELCILQKIRQQLTGDLQNKVETLEIDNTCLELTITSSQISLKPDPTRIPAGSCTPHEWIQFTRLNLARAHEAIQMSEQLRENMSLTRVKVQNDLKLQQRATEFALRKRNHQEQQACRELEWQLKNTENEIADMESDIFKLDADLKAKTAPLKLAHTRLENRTCRPGMDLCRDEAQRCLVDEVYKIEATIAILKEKLAEAQHSLQRLKLHHNKMMQDHARKRASLCLEERCINIRNRLIPILYGDNAPVPLLLLTSSSGRSDRHLEA; encoded by the exons ATGCGTGACGTGTTTTCAGTCAAGTTTCTGTCGTCACCTGGAGACGAACGGACCGTTGCTATGGAAACCCTGCAGCAACAACCAGCACGCGCCAACGAGCTGAACATAATGGAGCGAAT CCCAAAGACCAAACATCCCGAGAAGCCCATTGTGCACTACGGTGTACCAGAATGGTGCAACAACAACCAGCAACTATCTTCCACTGCTGAAATTGAGCGCTATGCCTCCAATGTCATCCGCCAAGAGAGCAGGTCACTCCGCAATGTCACGACCTGTACG ACAAACTGGGACGAAAGTGACACGTCCCGCATGTTGAGGGACCGGGTCTGCGAGGTTGCAACATGCAAGGATCAGCTCATAACCTGCGCAAAGAAAGTAGATGAGGAGATTCAAGCACTGACACTG TCTAAAATCCGGACCGAGGAGACTTTGGCCGCCACGACTGTTCCCCTCGAGGTCAGCATGGAGAGCCTGACCTTAAGGGAGGGACGGGAAGGATTTGAGTTGGTCAACGACCCCGTGGAAATGGAGTTAAAAAAAGAAGTGCATGTTATCGAAAAGGTGCAGCAAGCCCTACAGCAGCTTATTGACCAAGCGTTTGAAGAACTCTG TATTTTGCAGAAAATTCGACAGCAGCTCACTGGTGACCTCCAGAACAAGGTGGAAACGCTGGAGATTGATAATACCTGTCTGGAACTTACAATAACGTCATCCCAGATCTCCCTCAAGCCAGATCCTACTCGAATACCTGCTGG TTCGTGCACGCCACATGAGTGGATTCAGTTCACCCGCTTGAACTTGGCCCGGGCCCATGAAGCCATTCAGATGTCCGAGCAGCTGAGGGAGAACATGAGTCTCACCAGAGTCAAA GTGCAAAACGACTTGAAGCTTCAGCAGAGAGCCACGGAGTTCGCTCTGCGTAAACGCAACCATCAAGAGCAACAAGCTTGTCGCGAGCTTGAGTGGCAACTGAAAAAC ACTGAAAACGAGATCGCCGACATGGAGAGCGACATATTCAAATTGGATGCCGACCTGAAGGCAAAAACGGCTCCGCTGAAGCTGGCTCACACCAGACTTGAGAACAGAACCTGCCGACCCGGCATGGACCTCTGCAGAGACGAG GCTCAACGTTGCCTTGTTGATGAAGTCTATAAGATAGAAGCTACCATTGCTATTCTGAAGGAAAAGCTAGCTGAAGCTCA gCACTCGTTACAGAGACTGAAGCTTCATCACAACAAAATGATGCAAGATCACGCCAGGAAACGGGCTTCTTTGTGTCTGGAGGAACGTTGCATCAACATCCGAAACCGACTCATCCCGATATTATACGGCGACAACGCTCCGGTACCGCTACTTTTACTAACTAGCTCCAGCGGGAGGAGCGACAGGCATCTTGAAgcctga
- the si:dkey-211g8.9 gene encoding free fatty acid receptor 3, with amino-acid sequence MHVTVKDCVALFVYSFTFLLGLPANSLVLFVYVRKARKRGATPNVVYALNLCLANLVLVAWLPVKALETLLQDWRFPAPVCPVYSFFLFASLYGSCLFITAVTTGRYLSIAFPLVYKRYRRARLSCVISAALWALVLLHLGVGLVAEGGANFVSVKDDTLACYDHFNASQLAVLLPLRLEMAVVLFLLPLAVSSFCTLRCVTLVWHSNLRPVGKRRVLAVALSTLAVFVVCYAPYNASHVVGFVTGENVKWRTYAMLTSSCNVFLEPVVMLMLSSATSRGMVGRICGGQSRLSRTEGFRHRCTSPNTVANIRSPATITEGSRAGADVQKPSQERGYYGN; translated from the coding sequence ATGCACGTGACCGTCAAGGATTGCGTGGCCCTTTTTGTCTACTCCTTCACTTTTCTCCTGGGCCTTCCCGCCAACTCGCTTGTTCTCTTCGTGTACGTCCGTAAAGCCCGCAAGCGAGGCGCCACACCTAACGTGGTCTACGCCCTCAACCTCTGCCTGGCCAACCTGGTTCTGGTAGCCTGGTTGCCCGTCAAGGCTTTGGAGACTTTGCTTCAAGACTGGCGGTTCCCGGCTCCCGTGTGCCCGGTTTATAGCTTCTTCCTTTTTGCGTCGCTCTACGGAAGCTGTCTGTTCATCACGGCCGTGACGACGGGACGCTACCTCAGCATCGCCTTCCCGCTCGTCTATAAGCGCTACCGCCGAGCACGTCTCTCGTGCGTCATCAGCGCGGCCCTGTGGGCCTTGGTGCTGCTTCACCTCGGCGTCGGCCTGGTAGCAGAAGGCGGCGCCAACTTCGTCTCGGTCAAGGACGACACTTTGGCGTGCTACGACCATTTCAACGCCTCCCAGCTGGCCGTGCTCCTGCCGCTCCGTCTGGAGATGGCCGTGGTTCTGTTCCTGCTGCCACTAGCGGTGTCATCCTTCTGCACGCTGCGTTGCGTCACCCTGGTGTGGCACTCCAACTTAAGGCCCGTGGGGAAAAGACGAGTCCTGGCGGTGGCGCTGTCCACGTTGGCTGTGTTCGTGGTGTGCTACGCTCCCTACAACGCCTCGCACGTGGTGGGCTTCGTGACGGGGGAAAACGTCAAGTGGAGAACGTACGCCATGTTGACAAGCTCTTGTAATGTTTTCCTGGAGCCCGTCGTCATGCTGATGTTGTCGTCGGCCACCTCGAGGGGGATGGTGGGAAGGATTTGCGGAGGACAAAGCAGATTGAGTCGGACTGAAGGCTTTCGACATCGTTGCACCTCTCCAAACACCGTGGCTAATATTCGGTCACCGGCTACAATTACCGAGGGGAGCCGAGCCGGGGCGGACGTGCAAAAACCCAGTCAGGAACGAGGTTACTATGGCAACTAG
- the LOC133144411 gene encoding free fatty acid receptor 3-like, translating into MSHLLLPVYIFTFLMGVPANILAFYTFCHKVRTRAAPIDVLLLNLTISDLIFLAFLPFKMKEASDNMAWVLPFPLCPFTGFIFYGTIYNSTLLLTAVGVERYLGVAYPLRYALCRRPRNAVVACVLFWVVTSLNLSIVYIMPYAQWGNATAKPPSTCYMDFTESELKILLPVRLELFFVLFCIPFLICCFCYVNFILILSRLPNISRRRRLRAIGLALGTLVVFAVCFGPYNASHVVGYARQESQEWRNVALLSSTLNACLDPFIFYFSSAAVRSMLKHCLKNVVAKLHILRCG; encoded by the coding sequence ATGTCCCACCTTCTACTACCTGTTTACATCTTCACCTTCCTCATGGGGGTGCCGGCCAACATCTTGGCGTTCTACACTTTCTGCCACAAAGTGCGCACCCGGGCGGCGCCCATCGACGTCCTCCTCCTCAACCTCACCATTTCCGACCTCATTTTCTTGGCTTTCCTGCCCTTTAAAATGAAGGAGGCCTCAGACAACATGGCTTGGGTGTTACCCTTCCCGCTTTGTCCGTTTACCGGCTTCATCTTCTACGGCACCATCTACAATAGCACCTTGCTGCTCACCGCCGTGGGTGTGGAGCGCTACTTGGGCGTGGCCTACCCCCTCAGGTACGCCCTGTGCCGCAGGCCCCGCAACGCCGTGGTGGCCTGTGTGCTCTTCTGGGTGGTGACCTCCTTGAACCTCAGCATTGTCTACATCATGCCTTACGCCCAGTGGGGAAACGCAACCGCCAAGCCTCCGTCCACCTGCTACATGGACTTCACTGAATCCGAGCTGAAAATCTTGCTGCCGGTCCGTCTGGAGCTCTTCTTCGTCCTCTTCTGCATCCCCTTTCTCATCTGCTGCTTCTGCTACGTCAACTTCATCCTCATCTTGTCGCGTCTCCCTAACATCAGCAGGCGGCGGAGGCTGCGGGCCATCGGACTTGCCCTCGGCACTCTGGTGGTGTTTGCCGTCTGCTTTGGGCCTTACAACGCCTCCCACGTGGTGGGCTATGCACGCCAAGAGAGCCAGGAGTGGAGGAACGTAGCGTTGCTCTCAAGCACCCTCAATGCATGCCTGGATCCGTTTATCTTTTACTTCTCGTCGGCTGCAGTTCGGAGCATGCTAAAACACTGCTTGAAGAATGTCGTGGCCAAGCTGCACATTCTAAGGTGTGGGTGA
- the ago3b gene encoding protein argonaute-3 isoform X2: protein MESGTTGAASAQALFSLPQRPGYGTIGKPIKLLANCFQVDIPKIDVYLYEVDIKPDKCPRRVNREVVDSMVKHFKVTIFGDHLPVYDGKRSLYTANPLPVATGGVDLDVTLPGEGGKDRPFKVTVKFVSLVSWHLLHEVLMGRAVAEPLDLEKPVSTNPVHAVDVVLRHLPSMKYTPVGRSFFSSPEGYDHPLGGGREVWFGFHQSVRPAMWKMMLNIDVSATAFYKAQPVIQFMCEVLDIHNIDEQPRPLADSHRVKFTKEIKGLKVEVTHCGTMRRKYRVCNVTRRPASLQTFPLQLENGQTVERTVAQYFREKYNLHLKYPHLPCLQVGQEQKHTYLPLEVCNVVAGQRCIKKLTDNQTSTMIKATARSAPDRQEEISRLVRSANYDADPFVQEFQFHIRDEMAQVTGRVLPAPMLQYGGRNRTVATPSGGVWDMRGKQFHTGVEIKIWAIACFATQRQCREEVLKSFTDQLRKISKDAGMPIQGQPCFCKYAQGADSVEPMFRHLKNTYLGLQLIIVILPGKTPVYAEVKRVGDTLLGMATQCVQVKNVVKTSPQTLSNLCLKINVKLGGINNILVPHQRPSVFQQPIIFLGADVTHPPAGDGKKPSIAAVVGSMDAHPSRYCATVRVQRPRQEVIQDLASMVRELLIQFYKSTRYKPTRIIFYRDGVSEGQFRQVLYYELLAIREACISLEKEYQPGITYIVVQKRHHTRLFCADRNERVGRSGNIPAGTTVDTDITHPHEFDFYLCSHAGIQGTSRPSHYHVLWDDNCFTADEFQLLTYQLCHTYVRCTRSVSIPAPAYYAHLVAFRARYHLVDKEHDSAEGSHISGQSNGRDPLALAKAVQIHHDTLRTMYFA, encoded by the exons ATGGAAAGCGGAACAACAG GAGCCGCTAGCGCCCAAGCCCTTTTTTCATTGCCACAGCGACCCGGCTATGGCACCATCGGGAAGCCCATCAAGCTTCTCGCCAACTGTTTCCAAGTTGATATCCCCAAGATCGATGTGTACCTCTATGAGGTCGACATCAAACCTGACAAATGTCCTCGCCGGGTCAACAG GGAGGTGGTGGACTCCATGGTTAAGCATTTCAAGGTGACCATCTTTGGTGACCATCTTCCAGTTTACGATGGGAAGAGAAGCCTTTACACCGCTAACCCACTTCCTGTTGCCACTGGTGGG GTTGATCTGGACGTCACCCTCCCAGGCGAAGGTGGCAAGGACCGCCCGTTTAAGGTCACCGTCAAGTTTGTGTCATTGGTCAGCTGGCATCTGCTGCACGAAGTCCTCATGGGACGCGCCGTAGCTGAACCGCTGGACCTCGAGAAACCCGTCAGCACCAACCCGGTTCATGCTGTTGATGTCGTTCTTCGTCACCTGCCCTCCATGAA GTACACTCCTGTCGGACGATCCTTCTTCTCCTCCCCGGAAGGTTACGACCACCCGCTCGGTGGAGGAAGAGAGGTTTGGTTCGGCTTTCATCAGTCCGTACGGCCGGCCATGTGGAAGATGATGCTGAATATTGATG TGTCAGCCACAGCTTTTTATAAAGCTCAGCCAGTCATCCAATTCATGTGCGAGGTCCTGGACATTCACAACATTGATGAGCAGCCTCGTCCACTCGCTGATTCCCACAGGGTCAAATTCACCAAAGAAATCAAAG GTCTGAAAGTAGAAGTGACGCATTGCGGAACCATGCGTCGAAAGTATCGAGTTTGCAATGTAACACGGCGCCCTGCAAGCCTCCAGAC TTTTCCTTTGCAACTGGAGAACGGCCAGACAGTGGAACGCACAGTGGCACAATACTTCCGGGAGAAATACAACCTGCATCTCAAGTATCCCCACCTGCCTTGTCTGCAGGTGGGACAAGAACAGAAACACACCTACCTGCCCCTTGAG gtgTGCAATGTAGTTGCAGGTCAGCGCTGCATTAAGAAGCTGACAGATAACCAAACATCTACCATGATAAAAGCAACAGCCCGATCTGCCCCGGATAGACAAGAGGAGATTAGCCGACTg GTGCGCAGCGCAAATTACGACGCTGACCCATTTGTCCAAGAATTCCAGTTCCACATCCGCGACGAGATGGCTCAAGTGACCGGCCGCGTCCTGCCGGCCCCCATGCTGCAATATGGCGGCAGG AACCGCACAGTGGCCACACCCAGCGGTGGGGTCTGGGACATGAGGGGGAAGCAGTTCCACACCGGAGTGGAGATCAAAATATGGGCCATCGCTTGTTTTGCCACTCAGAGGCAATGTCGTGAAGAGGTTCTAAA gagCTTCACTGATCAACTGCGGAAAATCTCAAAAGATGCCGGCATGCCAATTCAGGGTCAGCCCTGTTTCTGTAAATATGCCCAAGGCGCTGACAGCGTGGAGCCCATGTTCAGACACTTGAAGAACACCTATCTGGGGCTGCAACTAATTATCGTAATCCTTCCTGGGAAAACACCCGTCTACG CTGAGGTGAAGCGGGTTGGAGACACCCTCCTCGGCATGGCTACTCAGTGTGTCCAAGTGAAGAACGTAGTCAAGACCTCACCGCAGACATTGTCCAACCTCTGCCTCAAGATCAACGTCAAACTCGGAGGCATCAACAACATCCTGGTTCCTCACCAACG CCCCTCCGTCTTCCAGCAGCCAATCATATTCCTCGGCGCCGATGTCACTCATCCTCCAGCGGGAGATGGGAAGAAGCCATCAATCGCAGCG GTTGTCGGCAGCATGGACGCTCACCCCAGCAGGTACTGCGCTACCGTGCGAGTCCAGAGACCCAGACAGGAGGTCATTCAAGACTTGGCCTCCATGGTGCGAGAGCTCCTGATCCAGTTCTACAAATCCACCCGCTACAAGCCAACAAGAATTATCTTTTACAGGGACGGCGTGTCCGAGGGCCAGTTCAGACAG GTGCTATATTATGAGCTGCTAGCGATCAGAGAGGCCTGCATTAGTCTGGAGAAGGAATACCAGCCAGGAATTACCTACATCGTTGTGCAAAAACGCCATCACACACGCCTCTTCTGTGCCGATCGTAACGAGCGG GTCGGAAGAAGCGGGAACATTCCTGCGGGCACGACAGTGGACACCGACATCACCCACCCTCACGAGTTTGACTTTTACCTCTGCAGTCACGCCGGAATCCAG GGCACGAGCAGGCCGTCCCACTACCACGTCCTGTGGGACGACAACTGTTTCACTGCCGACGAGTTCCAGCTCCTCACCTACCAGCTGTGCCACACTTACGTCCGCTGCACACGCTCCGTCTCCATCCCGGCGCCCGCCTACTACGCCCACCTGGTGGCCTTCCGCGCACGCTACCATCTGGTGGACAAAGAACACGACAG CGCGGAGGGCAGCCACATCTCAGGGCAAAGTAACGGCAGGGATCCTCTGGCGCTGGCCAAGGCCGTTCAGATCCACCACGACACGCTGAGGACCATGTACTTTGCCTGA
- the ago3b gene encoding protein argonaute-3 isoform X1: protein MESGTTGAASAQALFSLPQRPGYGTIGKPIKLLANCFQVDIPKIDVYLYEVDIKPDKCPRRVNREVVDSMVKHFKVTIFGDHLPVYDGKRSLYTANPLPVATGGVDLDVTLPGEGGKDRPFKVTVKFVSLVSWHLLHEVLMGRAVAEPLDLEKPVSTNPVHAVDVVLRHLPSMKYTPVGRSFFSSPEGYDHPLGGGREVWFGFHQSVRPAMWKMMLNIDVSATAFYKAQPVIQFMCEVLDIHNIDEQPRPLADSHRVKFTKEIKGLKVEVTHCGTMRRKYRVCNVTRRPASLQTFPLQLENGQTVERTVAQYFREKYNLHLKYPHLPCLQVGQEQKHTYLPLEVCNVVAGQRCIKKLTDNQTSTMIKATARSAPDRQEEISRLVRSANYDADPFVQEFQFHIRDEMAQVTGRVLPAPMLQYGGRVSSEPYMNRTVATPSGGVWDMRGKQFHTGVEIKIWAIACFATQRQCREEVLKSFTDQLRKISKDAGMPIQGQPCFCKYAQGADSVEPMFRHLKNTYLGLQLIIVILPGKTPVYAEVKRVGDTLLGMATQCVQVKNVVKTSPQTLSNLCLKINVKLGGINNILVPHQRPSVFQQPIIFLGADVTHPPAGDGKKPSIAAVVGSMDAHPSRYCATVRVQRPRQEVIQDLASMVRELLIQFYKSTRYKPTRIIFYRDGVSEGQFRQVLYYELLAIREACISLEKEYQPGITYIVVQKRHHTRLFCADRNERVGRSGNIPAGTTVDTDITHPHEFDFYLCSHAGIQGTSRPSHYHVLWDDNCFTADEFQLLTYQLCHTYVRCTRSVSIPAPAYYAHLVAFRARYHLVDKEHDSAEGSHISGQSNGRDPLALAKAVQIHHDTLRTMYFA from the exons ATGGAAAGCGGAACAACAG GAGCCGCTAGCGCCCAAGCCCTTTTTTCATTGCCACAGCGACCCGGCTATGGCACCATCGGGAAGCCCATCAAGCTTCTCGCCAACTGTTTCCAAGTTGATATCCCCAAGATCGATGTGTACCTCTATGAGGTCGACATCAAACCTGACAAATGTCCTCGCCGGGTCAACAG GGAGGTGGTGGACTCCATGGTTAAGCATTTCAAGGTGACCATCTTTGGTGACCATCTTCCAGTTTACGATGGGAAGAGAAGCCTTTACACCGCTAACCCACTTCCTGTTGCCACTGGTGGG GTTGATCTGGACGTCACCCTCCCAGGCGAAGGTGGCAAGGACCGCCCGTTTAAGGTCACCGTCAAGTTTGTGTCATTGGTCAGCTGGCATCTGCTGCACGAAGTCCTCATGGGACGCGCCGTAGCTGAACCGCTGGACCTCGAGAAACCCGTCAGCACCAACCCGGTTCATGCTGTTGATGTCGTTCTTCGTCACCTGCCCTCCATGAA GTACACTCCTGTCGGACGATCCTTCTTCTCCTCCCCGGAAGGTTACGACCACCCGCTCGGTGGAGGAAGAGAGGTTTGGTTCGGCTTTCATCAGTCCGTACGGCCGGCCATGTGGAAGATGATGCTGAATATTGATG TGTCAGCCACAGCTTTTTATAAAGCTCAGCCAGTCATCCAATTCATGTGCGAGGTCCTGGACATTCACAACATTGATGAGCAGCCTCGTCCACTCGCTGATTCCCACAGGGTCAAATTCACCAAAGAAATCAAAG GTCTGAAAGTAGAAGTGACGCATTGCGGAACCATGCGTCGAAAGTATCGAGTTTGCAATGTAACACGGCGCCCTGCAAGCCTCCAGAC TTTTCCTTTGCAACTGGAGAACGGCCAGACAGTGGAACGCACAGTGGCACAATACTTCCGGGAGAAATACAACCTGCATCTCAAGTATCCCCACCTGCCTTGTCTGCAGGTGGGACAAGAACAGAAACACACCTACCTGCCCCTTGAG gtgTGCAATGTAGTTGCAGGTCAGCGCTGCATTAAGAAGCTGACAGATAACCAAACATCTACCATGATAAAAGCAACAGCCCGATCTGCCCCGGATAGACAAGAGGAGATTAGCCGACTg GTGCGCAGCGCAAATTACGACGCTGACCCATTTGTCCAAGAATTCCAGTTCCACATCCGCGACGAGATGGCTCAAGTGACCGGCCGCGTCCTGCCGGCCCCCATGCTGCAATATGGCGGCAGGGTGAGCTCCGAACCCTATATG AACCGCACAGTGGCCACACCCAGCGGTGGGGTCTGGGACATGAGGGGGAAGCAGTTCCACACCGGAGTGGAGATCAAAATATGGGCCATCGCTTGTTTTGCCACTCAGAGGCAATGTCGTGAAGAGGTTCTAAA gagCTTCACTGATCAACTGCGGAAAATCTCAAAAGATGCCGGCATGCCAATTCAGGGTCAGCCCTGTTTCTGTAAATATGCCCAAGGCGCTGACAGCGTGGAGCCCATGTTCAGACACTTGAAGAACACCTATCTGGGGCTGCAACTAATTATCGTAATCCTTCCTGGGAAAACACCCGTCTACG CTGAGGTGAAGCGGGTTGGAGACACCCTCCTCGGCATGGCTACTCAGTGTGTCCAAGTGAAGAACGTAGTCAAGACCTCACCGCAGACATTGTCCAACCTCTGCCTCAAGATCAACGTCAAACTCGGAGGCATCAACAACATCCTGGTTCCTCACCAACG CCCCTCCGTCTTCCAGCAGCCAATCATATTCCTCGGCGCCGATGTCACTCATCCTCCAGCGGGAGATGGGAAGAAGCCATCAATCGCAGCG GTTGTCGGCAGCATGGACGCTCACCCCAGCAGGTACTGCGCTACCGTGCGAGTCCAGAGACCCAGACAGGAGGTCATTCAAGACTTGGCCTCCATGGTGCGAGAGCTCCTGATCCAGTTCTACAAATCCACCCGCTACAAGCCAACAAGAATTATCTTTTACAGGGACGGCGTGTCCGAGGGCCAGTTCAGACAG GTGCTATATTATGAGCTGCTAGCGATCAGAGAGGCCTGCATTAGTCTGGAGAAGGAATACCAGCCAGGAATTACCTACATCGTTGTGCAAAAACGCCATCACACACGCCTCTTCTGTGCCGATCGTAACGAGCGG GTCGGAAGAAGCGGGAACATTCCTGCGGGCACGACAGTGGACACCGACATCACCCACCCTCACGAGTTTGACTTTTACCTCTGCAGTCACGCCGGAATCCAG GGCACGAGCAGGCCGTCCCACTACCACGTCCTGTGGGACGACAACTGTTTCACTGCCGACGAGTTCCAGCTCCTCACCTACCAGCTGTGCCACACTTACGTCCGCTGCACACGCTCCGTCTCCATCCCGGCGCCCGCCTACTACGCCCACCTGGTGGCCTTCCGCGCACGCTACCATCTGGTGGACAAAGAACACGACAG CGCGGAGGGCAGCCACATCTCAGGGCAAAGTAACGGCAGGGATCCTCTGGCGCTGGCCAAGGCCGTTCAGATCCACCACGACACGCTGAGGACCATGTACTTTGCCTGA